A window from Montipora capricornis isolate CH-2021 chromosome 7, ASM3666992v2, whole genome shotgun sequence encodes these proteins:
- the LOC138055585 gene encoding uncharacterized protein, with protein MHYEIPLPFRDGNVQLPNNRSHAVQRLHGLKKRLQGDTQYCVEYVSFMSEIIEKGYARKVSAEELPPVEGKQANWSAHQIQKGESSLHGGHRKNFLPSQGKEGGPEFLPLPVVVKWRLNSRTSRTLHDSASLRSWLITNFALKRTAEDGEREFGARAAEALKKNFYVDDALKSVLTEKDAIDLIQAVKGMCAKGGFNLTKFVSNSREVMMSVPPEDRAKEIKGLDLSIDKLPIERALGVHWCIESDAFKFRIELKDKPCTRRGILATISTIFDPLGLIAPVVLVGKQILQEICHGKGWDEPIDGEVLAKWERWRSQLPLLEQLDITRNFKPLHFGRIVTAQLHNMSDASQTGYGQCSYLRLVDDNGRIHCSLVLGKARVAPLRSVTIPRLELTAATVSVRVANVLKEELDYEELQDFYWTDSKVVLGFISNESRRFHVYVANRVQFIRDQTSPDQWRYVESGPNPADEGSRGVNAKEFIRKSQWIRGPEFLWQTEDHWPRQGSYENEIQESSPEVRKVTANTTVIEEYGSMLSRFERFSNWQGLKTAVALCMEYKRRLRMSINAADEKTPVDGSPRINGRSCKTESCPAAGIMVQDLEQAEVEILKIMQRDAFDKEVKTLKESQAQTEGARKDRQCAKERKALLKKTSSLNTLDPYLDVTGVLRVGGRITKANLTDSLKNPVILPKTGHITELIIRHIHEKTHHSGRGVTLNELRSNGYWIINGNAAVRRFISRCVRCRYLRRTAGEQKMANLPNSRVEPAPPFSYCAVDCFGPWYVREGRREVKRYGTLFTCMASRAIHIEVVHTMETDSFLQALRRVIARRGPIRELRSNQGTNFVGAENELKRAFQEMGDERIKAELLKHNIDWIRNPAMASNFGGAWERQIRSARNIMAALMKQHGHSLDGESLQTLLCEVEAVVNSRPLTTESLSDPLSPLPLTPSTLLTGKTKLILPPPGKFQREDVYCKRRWRRVQHIVNEFWSRWSKEYLQSLQARQKWTRQRRNYTEGDIVLLKDDNTCRNKWPMARVIAARRDHQGLVRSIDCDTSLRTLNRVFSHLNAVKMFTPEIAKNYGSSTDAHRLVRQVREIKSRLGLIEIGRSTCFLDGNNPKGGASEVCQLDLGPQRGRVEESGTSDGEVRLASLNGSAT; from the exons TAAAGAAGAGACTCCAAGGTGACACGCAGTATTGTGTCGAGTACGTCAGCTTCATGTCTGAAATCATAGAGAAGGGATATGCCCGAAAGGTCAGTGCTGAAGAGCTACCCCCTGTGGAAGGAAAG CAAGCTAACTGGAGTGCTCACCAGATTCAGAAAGGAGAGAGTAGCCTTCATGGCGGACATAGAAAAAATTTTCTTCCAAGTCAAGGTAAAGAAGGAGGACCAGAATTTCTTCCGCTTCCTGTGGTGGTCAAATGGAGACTTAACTCAAGAACCTCAAGAACACTGCATGACAGTGCATCTCTTCGGAGCTGGCTCATCACCAATTTTGCCCTGAAACGCACAGCCGAAGACGGTGAAAGAGAGTTTGGTGCAAGAGCTGCCGAAGCACTCAAGAAAAACTTCTACGTTGACGATGCACTGAAATCAGTTCTAACAGAAAAGGACGCCATAGATCTCATACAAGCTGTTAAAGGGATGTGTGCAAAGGGAGGATTTAACCTCACAAAGTTCGTCAGCAACAGTCGAGAAGTGATGATGTCGGTACCGCCTGAAGATAGAGCCAAGGAAATCAAGGGCTTAGACTTGAGCATTGACAAGTTACCAATAGAGAGAGCGCTGGGCGTACACTGGTGTATAGAGTCAGATGCATTTAAGTTCAGAATTGAGTTGAAGGACAAGCCATGCACCCGCAGAGGTATACTGGCAACCATAAGCACCATCTTCGACCCACTAGGGCTCATTGCACCCGTTGTCCTTGTTGGAAAACAGATACTTCAAGAGATCTGTCATGGAAAAGGCTGGGACGAGCCAATCGATGGAGAAGTTCTTGCCAAGTGGGAAAGATGGAGGAGTCAGTTACCGCTACTTGAGCAGCTCGACATCACAAGAAACTTCAAGCCTCTTCATTTTGGAAGAATTGTTACTGCACAGTTACATAACATGTCAGACGCATCGCAAACTGGATATGGGCAATGCTCTTATCTCAGATTGGTTGACGATAACGGCAGGATTCATTGTTCTTTAGTACTGGGTAAAGCCCGTGTGGCACCATTGAGATCAGTAACTATCCCCAGACTTGAACTTACAGCAGCTACCGTATCAGTAAGAGTTGCAAATGTACTGAAAGAAGAGTTAGATTACGAAGAACTTCAGGACTTTTACTGGACAGATAGCAAGGTCGTCCTCGGATTTATCAGTAACGAATCCCGAAGATTCCATGTATACGTTGCAAATAGAGTGCAGTTCATCCGTGACCAAACTTCACCCGATCAATGGCGGTACGTGGAGTCTGGACCCAACCCTGCAGATGAAGGATCAAGGGGGGTGAATGCCAAGGAGTTTATACGGAAGTCGCAGTGGATCAGAGGCCCAGAATTCTTGTGGCAGACGGAGGATCATTGGCCTCGACAAGGCTCGTATGAAAATGAGATCCAGGAGAGTTCCCCGGAAGTTAGGAAGGTCACCGCCAACACTACAGTAATTGAAGAGTACGGAAGCATGCTAAGCAGATTTGAAAGATTCTCTAACTGGCAAGGGTTAAAGACTGCAGTTGCTCTCTGTATGGAATACAAACGGCGTCTAAGGATGAGCATCAACGCCGCAGACGAGAAAACCCCGGTTGATGGAAGCCCTCGAATTAACGGACGGAGTTGTAAGACCGAAAGCTGCCCTGCCGCAGGCATTATGGTTCAAGACCTAGAACAAGCAGAAGTAGAAATCCTTAAGATCATGCAAAGAGATGCCTTCGATAAAGAAGTGAAGACCTTGAAAGAATCTCAAGCCCAGACAGAAGGCGCGCGTAAGGATCGTCAGTGTGCTAAAGAAAGGAAGGCCCTTCTGAAGAAAACTAGCAGCCTTAATACTCTTGATCCCTACCTGGATGTTACCGGAGTGCTTCGAGTAGGAGGCCGGATAACGAAGGCTAACCTGACAGACAGTCTTAAGAACCCCGTTATCTTACCCAAAACTGGTCATATCACAGAGTTAATCATTCGCCACATCCATGAGAAGACCCATCACAGCGGAAGGGGTGTCACTTTAAATGAACTTCGTTCAAATGGTTACTGGATTATTAATGGTAACGCAGCAGTTAGACGCTTCATCTCAAGGTGTGTCAGATGTCGCTATCTACGTAGAACAGCGGGAGAACAGAAAATGGCCAACCTCCCAAATTCGCGTGTTGAGCCCGCACCACCATTTTCATACTGCGCGGTGGACTGTTTCGGCCCGTGGTACGTTAGGGAAGGCAGGAGAGAAGTGAAAAGATACGGAACCTTATTCACTTGTATGGCCAGTCGTGCGATACACATTGAAGTAGTACACACCATGGAAACAGATTCGTTCTTGCAAGCATTACGGCGCGTTATCGCTCGAAGAGGACCGATACGAGAACTCCGCAGTAACCAAGGGACCAACTTTGTCGGAGCTGAAAACGAGTTAAAGAGAGCATTTCAAGAAATGGGTGATGAGAGGATAAAGGCAGAGTTGCTTAAGCACAACATTGATTGGATCAGAAACCCCGCTATGGCAAGCAACTTTGGAGGTGCTTGGGAGCGACAAATACGATCAGCACGGAACATTATGGCAGCGCTTATGAAGCAACATGGTCACAGCTTAGACGGCGAATCGTTGCAGACTCTGCTATGCGAAGTCGAAGCCGTTGTGAACAGTCGCCCTCTTACTACCGAGTCCTTAAGTGACCCACTGTCTCCATTGCCACTAACGCCAAGTACACTTCTCACCGGCAAGACCAAACTTATTCTTCCTCCTCCAGGGAAGTTTCAAAGAGAAGATGTTTATTGCAAGCGACGCTGGAGGCGTGTACAGCATATTGTGAACGAGTTTTGGAGCAGGTGGAGCAAGGAATATTTACAGAGCCTGCAAGCAAGACAAAAGTGGACACGCCAGAGAAGGAACTACACTGAAGGCGATATCGTTCTCTTGAAGGACGACAACACTTGCAGAAACAAGTGGCCCATGGCTAGGGTTATTGCTGCACGTCGAGATCACCAAGGACTAGTCAGATCG ATTGATTGTGATACATCTCTTCGAACACTCAATCGCGTGTTTTCCCACTTGAACGCAGTGAAAATGTTCACTCCAGAAATAGCAAAGAATTATGGATCCTCCACTGACGCTCATAGGCTTGTGAGGCAAGTTCGGGAGATCAAGAGCAG ATTAGGTTTGATCGAGATAGGACGAAGCACCTGCTTCTTGGATGGTAACAACCCAAAAGGGGGTGCCTCAGAAGTGTGCCAACTTGATTTGGGACCTCAGCGAGGAAGAGTGGAGGAAAGTGGAACTTCTGATGGGGAAGTCAGGCTCGCCTCACTGAATGGTAGTGCAACATAA